The Elusimicrobiota bacterium genome window below encodes:
- a CDS encoding radical SAM protein, with protein sequence KKHVIDLCQKIIDAKLSNLHYTAMCMYNTLDDEMLEIMKKAGYYQIRVGVETVSEKVAEGIGMKGKLNLDKLYRVLSTAKKLDIEIYGTFLVGAPNANPEEDMKTINVMKDLLKKELLTELQISICTPQPGTPFYNKVEKEGWLLHKEWQRFDGNTESVVSYPHYPKEKIEEVYKKAVDIGHYYRGLISLKKDGYFSTAVKAIKKRGVFGSIKLVIEYLRGKI encoded by the coding sequence TAAAAAACACGTAATAGACCTTTGCCAGAAAATTATTGATGCAAAACTGAGTAATTTGCACTATACAGCCATGTGCATGTACAACACGCTTGATGATGAAATGCTGGAAATTATGAAAAAAGCGGGTTATTACCAGATAAGAGTCGGCGTAGAAACTGTCAGCGAGAAAGTCGCCGAAGGTATCGGCATGAAAGGCAAACTCAACCTGGATAAACTGTACAGAGTGCTTTCAACAGCGAAAAAACTCGATATAGAAATCTACGGAACCTTCCTTGTGGGCGCGCCTAACGCAAACCCGGAAGAAGACATGAAAACCATAAATGTGATGAAAGACCTTCTTAAAAAAGAATTGCTGACTGAATTGCAGATTTCAATATGCACGCCTCAGCCAGGAACACCTTTCTATAATAAGGTAGAAAAGGAAGGGTGGCTGCTTCACAAAGAATGGCAGAGGTTTGACGGCAATACAGAGTCAGTAGTAAGCTATCCCCATTACCCAAAAGAAAAAATAGAAGAAGTTTATAAAAAAGCCGTTGATATAGGCCATTATTACAGGGGATTAATCAGCCTGAAAAAGGACGGATATTTTTCTACAGCTGTTAAAGCGATAAAAAAA